One genomic window of Solanum dulcamara chromosome 12, daSolDulc1.2, whole genome shotgun sequence includes the following:
- the LOC129876187 gene encoding 60S ribosomal protein L21-2, which translates to MPAGHGLRSRTRDSFSRAFRKKGTIPLSTYLRIFKIGDYVDIKVNGAVHKGMPHKFYHGRTGRIWNVTKRAVGVEVNKQVRNKILRKRIHVRIEHVQQSRCTEEVRERIKKNDQVKADAKARGEVISTKRQPLGPKPGFMVEGATLETVTPIPYDVVNDLKGGY; encoded by the exons ATGCCGGCAGGTCATGGTTTGAGGTCTCGAACGAGAGATTCATTCTCTCGCGCCTTCAGGAAGAAAGGTACCATCCCACTTTCAACCTATTTGAGGATTTTCAAAATCGGAGACTATGTTGATATCAAGGTGAATGGTGCTGTGCATAAGGGAATGCCTCACAAGTTCTACCATGGACGCACTGGTCGTATTTGGAATGTTACCAAACGTGCCGTTGGTGTTGAAGTCAACAAGCAG GTTCGCAACAAGATCTTGAGAAAGAGGATCCATGTGAGGATTGAGCATGTTCAGCAGTCTCGATGCACTGAAGAAGTCAGAGAAAGGATTAAGAAGAATGATCAAGTAAAGGCCGATGCTAAGGCTAGAGGAGAAGTCATCAGCACAAAAAGGCAACCACTAGGACCCAAACCAGGGTTCATGGTTGAAGGTGCTACTCTGGAGACAGTTACCCCCATTCCATATGATGTGGTCAATGATTTGAAGGGAGGTTATTGA
- the LOC129875981 gene encoding thioredoxin-like 3-1, chloroplastic, translating into MSILAPNSQILYREIHNREQQHLFWNSGGNLNIVKSYGFCFVDKRRGDCKKEIKREYRIHASWADLSRPSTVEMQLIENSEQLDQILASAKELSQPIIIDWMAAWCRKCIYLKPKLEKLAAEFDTKLTFYYVDVNKVPQTLVKRGNISKMPTIQLWKDGEMKAEVIGGHKAWLVIEEVREMIKNFV; encoded by the exons ATGTCAATTTTAGCaccaaattcccaaattctgTACAGAGAAATCCACAATAGAGAGCAGCAGCATCTGTTTTGGAACAGTGGAGGAAATCTAAATATTGTAAAATCATATGGATTTTGCTTTGTTGATAAAAGAAGAGGTGATtgtaaaaaggaaataaaaagagaGTATAGAATTCATGCCTCTTGGGCAGATTTGTCAAGACCCAGTACTGTTGAGATGCAGCTCATTGAGAATAGTGAACAACTTGACCAGATTTTAGCTTCTGCTAAAGAGCTTTCACAACCCATCATCATTGATTG GATGGCTGCTTGGTGCCGGAAATGCATATATTTAAAGCCTAAATTGGAGAAACTTGCAGCTGAGTTTGATACCAA ACTCACATTCTACTATGTGGATGTCAATAAAGTGCCACAAACTTTAGTGAAGAGAGGAAACATCTCA aaaatgccaacaattcAG TTGTGGAAAGATGGGGAAATGAAAGCTGAGGTGATTGGAGGACACAAAGCATGGCTTGTAATTGAAGAAGTGAGAGAAATGATCAAAAACTTTGTATAG
- the LOC129876845 gene encoding probable protein kinase At2g41970, translating to MSCCGGGEEDVYSGGPPSNQNTAPPRAGNPYGGGTGGAGDRGEPRSAARGGTPQKVLPIEAPVFTLDELNRLTGNFGQKAFVGEGSYGRVFCAKLSNGQQVAIKKLDTSSSPEPDSDFAAQLSMVSRLKNEHFMTLIGYCLEGNNRILVYEFATMGSLHDVLHGRKGVQGAEPGPVLTWNQRVKIAYGAAKGLEYLHEKIQPPVVHRDVRSSNALLFDDFTAKIADFNISNQSSDTAARLHSTRVLGTFGYHAPEYAMTGQITQKSDVYSFGVVLLELLTGRKPVDHTMPKGQQSLVTWATPRLSEDKVKQCVDPKLNNDYPPKAIAKLAAVAALCVQYEADFRPNMTIVVKALQPLLNSKPAGPESQA from the exons ATGTCTTGCTGTGGAGGTGGAGAAGAAGACGTTTATAGCGGCGGCCCGCCGTCCAATCAGAACACAGCTCCTCCTAGAGCTGGCAATCCTTATGGTGGTGGTACTGGTGGTG CAGGTGATAGAGGAGAGCCAAGGAGTGCTGCAAGAGGTGGAACTCCTCAGAAAGTATTACCAATTGAGGCACCAGTTTTCACCTTGGATGAACTAAACAGATTGACAGGAAATTTTGGTCAGAAAGCGTTTGTTGGAGAGGGATCTTATGGACGCGTTTTTTGCGCTAAATTAAGCAATGGACAGCAAGTAGCAATCAAGAAGTTGGATACTAGTTCTTCACCAGAACCAGATTCTGACTTTGCAGCTCAG TTATCAATGGTTTCAAGACTTAAAAATGAGCATTTCATGACTCTGATTGGTTATTGTCTCGAAGGGAACAATCGTATATTGGTATATGAGTTCGCGACAATGGGATCTTTACACGATGTTTTACATG GTAGAAAAGGTGTACAAGGAGCTGAGCCAGGTCCAGTTCTTACCTGGAATCAAAGAGTTAAAATTGCTTATGGTGCAGCAAAAGGCCTCGAGTATCTACACGAAAAAATTCAGCCACCTGTAGTTCATCGCGATGTCAGATCCAGCAATGCATTGCTCTTTGATGATTTTACAGCAAAAATTGCCGATTTCAACATCTCGAATCAGTCTTCTGATACTGCAGCTCGTCTACATTCCACTAGAGTTTTGGGGACTTTTGGCTACCATGCACCAGA GTATGCCATGACAGGACAGATTACGCAGAAAAGTGACGTTTATAGTTTTGGTGTAGTGCTCTTAGAACTCTTGACAGGAAGGAAGCCAGTAGATCATACAATGCCTAAAGGGCAACAGAGTCTTGTCACATGG GCTACTCCTAGATTGAGTGAAGACAAAGTGAAGCAATGTGTTGATCCCAAGCTAAATAATGACTATCCTCCAAAAGCAATTGCTAAG TTGGCAGCTGTTGCAGCACTTTGTGTTCAATACGAGGCCGATTTTCGACCAAATATGACAATTGTTGTCAAAGCACTGCAACCACTTCTCAACTCAAAACCAGCAGGACCAGAGTCTCAAGCATAG
- the LOC129875980 gene encoding uncharacterized protein LOC129875980, whose product MARLGEGDKRWIVEDRPDGTNVHNWHWAETDCLEWSRNFLTNLLANKTLIDGEGNLKIRTKKLEKLEGEAYVNIRKGKIIPGYELNLVISWEGEVKEADGSSVVKIEGNVEFPYIADENADEDPEVKVTVKDEGPIGKRLKDAFVVKGKPFVLEQVKAYVNAMANGGPAKEEGEVKKVVKKPVGAGNATLPPPTAVDEKAKVVVAKKEKKKEGFKTITMTEKFSCRAKDLFEILMDENRWKGFTQSNARINKEVGGEFSIFDGSVTGTNVELQEGKLIVQKWRFGNWPDGIHSMVRITFEEPQSGVTVINLTHTDVPEEDRYGNATVVENTERGWRDLIFHRIRAVFGFGI is encoded by the exons ATGGCTCGTCTTGGAGAAGGAGACAAACGATGGATCGTGGAAGATCGACCCGACGGCACCAACGTTCACAATTGGCACTGGGCTGAAACTGACTGCCTTGAATGGTCTCGAAACTTCCTCACGAACCTTTTAGCCAACAAAACCCTAATTGACGGAGAAGGTAACCTCAAAATCCGGACGAAAAAGCTCGAAAAGCTCGAAGGAGAAGCTTATGTGAATATCAGGAAGGGGAAGATTATTCCGGGGTACGAATTGAATTTGGTTATCTCTTGGGAAGGGGAAGTGAAGGAAGCTGATGGTAGTAGTGTGGTGAAAATTGAAGGGAATGTTGAATTTCCTTATATTGCCGATGAGAATGCTGATGAAGATCCGGAAGTTAAGGTTACGGTTAAGGATGAAGGACCTATTGGGAAGAGATTGAAGGATGCGTTTGTTGTAAAAGGAAAGCCCTTTGTTTTGGAGCAAGTTAAGGCGTATGTTAATGCTATGGCGAATGGTGGTCCTGCAAAGGAAGAAGGTGAGGTGAAAAAAGTAGTGAAGAAACCTGTAGGCGCCGGAAATGCTACTCTTCCTCCTCCGACAGCTGTGGATGAGAAGGCAAAGGTTGTTGTGgcgaagaaggagaagaagaaggaaggaTTTAAGACGATTACTATGACGGAGAAGTTTAGCTGTAGGGCAAAGGATTTGTTTGAGATATTGATGGATGAGAATAGATGGAAAGGTTTTACTCAGAGTAATGCAAGGATAAACAAAGAGGTGGGAGGAGAGTTTAGCATATTTGATGGTTCAGTGACTGGAACTAATGTGGAGTTGCAAGAAGGAAAATTGATTGTGCAGAAATGGCGATTTGGTAACTGGCCTGATGGTATACATTCCATG GTCCGGATTACTTTTGAGGAGCCTCAATCTGGAGTTACAGTTATCAATTTGACACATACAGATGTACCAGAGGAAGACAG ATATGGTAATGCAACTGTTGTGGAGAACACAGAGAGAGGATGGCGGGACCTTATCTTCCACAGGATACGGGCTGTTTTTGGTTTTGGAATCTAA
- the LOC129876108 gene encoding carbon catabolite repressor protein 4 homolog 1-like, which produces MLSVLRVHLPSDIPIVGCELTPYVLLRRPNKDKSIISEDVSESAPVDGYFLRYKWYRIQSDKKVAICSIHPSEQATLQCLGCVKAKIPVTKSYHCSPKCFSDAWQHHRVLHERAASAVNENGNEEEEIFGRFNSTGSGVINASLTSSQSSGSLANGTTPLYPAAITQRNGSETWFEVGRAKTYTPTADDIGHALKFECVVVDAETKLPVGPSSTILTSRVIPAPCPTPRRMFSVSGVDIPGHLDLDGRLSSSGTFTVLSYNILSDAYATNELYSYCPSWALSWTYRRQNLLREIVGYRADIVCLQEVQSNHFEEFFAPELDKHGYQALFKRKTAEVFSGSINNIDGCATFFRRDRFSHVKKYEVEFNKAAQSLTDAVVPIAQKKTALNRLVKDNVALIVVLEAKFSNQGVDNPGKRQLVCVANTHVNVQQELRDVKLWQVHTLLKGLEKIAASADIPMLVCGDFNSMPGSAPHTLLALGKVDPMHPDLGVDPLGILRPPTKLTHQLPLVSAYSSFARMGVGLGLEQQRRRMDPNTNEPLFTNCTRDFIGTHDYIFYSADSLTVESLLELLDEESLRKDTALPSPEWSSDHIALLAEFRCKPRTRR; this is translated from the exons ATGCTGAGTGTGTTACGGGTGCATCTCCCGTCCGATATACCGATCGTGGGCTGTGAACTCACCCCTTATGTCCTTTTACGACGGCCAAACAAGGATAAATCAATTATTTCTGAGGATGTTTCAGAGTCTGCACCAGTTGATGGCTATTTCTTGAGATACAAGTG GTACCGTATACAAAGTGATAAAAAAGTTGCCATTTGTAGTATCCATCCATCTGAACAAGCCACATTGCAGTGCCTTGGGTGTGTGAAGGCCAAAATCCCTGTCACTAAGAGTTACCATTGCTCACCTAAATGCTTCTCAGATGCATGGCAACATCATCGTGTTCTGCATGAACGTGCCGCTAGTGCTGTAAATGAAAATGGAAACGAGGAGGAAGAAATATTTGGGCGATTTAATAGTACTGGATCTGGTGTTATTAATGCGAGTTTGACGTCTTCTCAATCAAGTGGCAGCTTGGCGAATGGAACCACACCTTTATATCCTGCAGCAATAACCCAAAGAAATGGCAGCGAAACctggtttgaagttggacgGGCTAAAACATATACACCAACTGCAGATGATATTGGTCACGCGCTAAAATTTGAATGTGTTGTTGTAGATGCCGAAACAAAATTACCTGTTGGACCTTCTAGTACCATATTGACATCCCGAGTGATTCCAGCTCCATGTCCAACTCCACGTCGCATGTTTTCAGTTAGCGGAGTCGATATTCCCGGACATCTGGATTTGGATGGTCGATTATCATCTTCAGGAACTTTCACTGTGCTCTCCTACAATATTCTGTCTGATGCCTATGCAACAAACGAATTATACAGTTATTGCCCCTCTTGGGCTCTTTCTTGGACATATCGTAGACAGAATCTTTTGCGTGAAATAGTTGGCTACCGTGCAGACATTGTTTGTCTTCAAGAG GTTCAAAGTAATCATTTTGAAGAATTCTTTGCTCCTGAGCTGGATAAACACGGTTACCAAGCTCTGTTTAAAAGAAAAACAGCTGAG GTGTTTAGTGGGAGTATTAACAATATTGATGGTTGTGCTACATTTTTCCGCCGAGATAGATTCTCACATGTTAAAAAATATGAG GTCGAGTTTAATAAAGCTGCACAATCTTTGACTGATGCTGTGGTTCCCATTGCCCAAAAGAAGACTGCATTAAATCGTTTGGTTAAG GATAATGTTGCACTTATAGTGGTTTTGGAAGCAAAGTTCAGCAACCAGGGGGTTGACAACCCTGGGAAGCGTCAACTAGTTTGTGTG GCCAACACACATGTAAACGTTCAGCAAGAATTAAGGGATGTCAAACTGTGGCAG GTTCACACACTTCTTAAAGGACTTGAAAAAATCGCTGCTAGTGCTGACATTCCAATGCTGGTCTGTGGGGATTTTAATTCGATGCCCGGAAG TGCTCCTCATACACTTCTTGCTTTGGGGAAAGTTGATCCAATGCATCCAGATCTTGGAGTGGATCCTCTTGGTATTTTGCGTCCACCTACAAAGTTAACGCACCAGCTCCCATTG GTTAGTGCTTATTCATCCTTTGCCAGAATGGGGGTGGGACTTGGACTAGAGCAGCAAAGGAGGAGGATGGATCCTAATACCAATGAGCCCTTGTTTACCAACTGCACCAGAGATTTTATTGGCACtcatgattatatattttactCAG CTGATTCATTAACTGTTGAATCTTTATTGGAGCTCTTGGATGAAGAAAGCTTGAGAAAAGACACAGCACTTCCTTCTCCAGAGTGGTCCTCTGATCATATAGCACTCTTAGCTGAATTTCGCTGCAAGCCCAGAACTAGACGCTGA